Genomic segment of Hyalangium ruber:
ACGCTTTCCGGATCGCTGAGTGGACTTGGTCGCGCCATCCTCGTCTCTCTTGCTCGGACAGAGTTTCTCCTTCGCCTCTCCGAGTACGACCTGCAGTTCCTTGCCGACTTCTTCACTTCAATTGAGGCATCGGTTTCGTCAATGACCGCAAGTCAGCGCATGAGCCTTGCCGACATCCTCGAAGCAGTCGCGCCGTTTCAACCACGTGCTGCAGCGTCTCTCGTAAAGACGATGCGTGAGACACATGCTGACGACGAGACCGTCGAAGGCATCTTCAGTGCGAAGGTAATTGGGCAGAGTGATGTTGTTCTCTCGCTCGCGTGGCCGTTGTTCCACGGGGCCATGGGCGCGGAGTCCGTTGACGAACGTGAGTCGGTCCTCCGAGAGCTATGCGCCCTTACTGAGGCCGAAGCCGAGTTGGCGCATACTCTGCCGCGCGGTCTCCCCAACGACGGGAAACGTGCTGCTGCACTGGTTGAGAGAGTCCTTGAAGGTGGTCCGCAGTTCTGGAGCGACTACGACGAGACCGCGAAGGCGATTGGCATCGAACTACTGGCTACGCTGACGCAGCATCCGCCGACACGGGGACAAACAGCGTTGCTCAAGGCGCTCATCCAGCCGGTTCTCTCGCTCGAACGGAGACAGACATGGATCGACGAATACACCGTTCACATCCAGACCTTCGCGATCGGGCCTGATCATACAGCGTGGGCTGTAAGGAATGACCTGTTAAACCGGCTGAAGGCGGCATTGTCTTCGGATGGGACACCGGTGGAGAGCCGCATCCAGCTCTGGCACGTGTTCGCCGAGGCGCATCGCGACATCAATCAACTCTGCCGCCGTGGGAAGAGCGACCAGTACTACGCCCTGTTGCTCGACGATCTAATGTGGACGCACGGGCTAATGGCGAGGCGCCGGGCATCCGTGGAGGAGCTCTCTGCTGCGCGTGAGGTCTGGAACTGGCACTATCGGTTTGAGTCGGACCTGAAGCTCAAAGATGCAAGTGTTGAGCTGGAGCGACTGTACGAGGCAAACGATCTCGCAAAGGAGTTTGAGCCTCTTCTGAGCCGCGACGAGTGGGAGCAGAAAGGTCCGCGCGCCTCTCAGAAAGCGACCGCGCTCGCGTCGACCACACGACCCGACGAGATCACGAGGTTCGTTAAGCGCGCGGTGTCCTTTCTTGGCGAGGAGCACAAGCTTTATTCTCTGATGGGAGTTGCTTGGTCCCTGGGTGAGCACGCGGAGTCTCGCGACGTCGTGCGGACTTTCGTGAAGAGCTGCCTCCATCAGTCGGCCGTGTCACCTCAATCAGACTTCGGCGTCACGACGGCCGTGAGCTGGGTCGCGACGGTACGGAAAGGGCTTCATCCTGAGCGGGCGCACATCCTCGTAAACGAACTCTTGGCTGAGTGCGGTAGCGACGACCAGCGTGCGAACCTGCTGCAGCACATCTACGGGCGCGTCCCGAAACTGCGTGACGTCGGAGAGTTCACAGCCGACGAGCACACCCTTCTTAGGGGATCCCGCCTTCTGTTCACGAGCACGGGGCGCGACGTGGCGTTCATCGCTGCTCTCGCGCTCACCCTGAATCACGATTGGCCCCGGCTTCAGCCCCTGCTTGAGGACGTCCTCCGCTCGATTCCTCCCGAACGACAGCCCCAGGCGGTGCGTGCCCTCGTGGATGCGGTCTACTGGGCTGTGCGAGAAGACGACCCATCGAGGCGTCCAAGTGGCCTCGCCGAGTGGCTGCTGGATCAGCTCCTCACCCTTCCAGATTTCGACGACCTCCGTGGCGACGGAGAATGGAACCTCGCGGAGATCCTTAAGCGTGTCGGATACGTCCGCGTAAGTTGGCTGCCCGAAGCACTCGCACGTCGGCGTGATCAAGAGGCATCGCGAGCCGACGACCACAAAGCGCGGGCGGTCAGCTACCACGCGCGCATCAGCAAGTACGTTCGTAGGGTAACGGTCGCCGACGTCAACGACGCTGCAGTAAAGAAGACGGTAGACGACTTGCTTACCTTCGTGAACGACAACAGCAGCGTGGGCTATCACCTGCCTGAAGTGCTGAGGGACATAGACCCTGAAGGATTTCTCGTGCCCGAAGCCGTGGCAGCCCAGTGCCAAGCTGGTGGTGACTCCGAGTTCGCCCGGCGCCTTGCGCGCATCGGCGGTGCATATGCAGTCAACAGTGCTCCATGGAGAACGATCGCCGCAGCGACGATCCGTGCAGGCACGTTCCACGGCGCAGATGCTCTCCGTCCGATCTACGGCGCACTCGGTGTACGAGGAGTTCGTTCGTGGTCGGGGACCCCAGGCGAGGTGCCTCCAATCTTCGTGGAGGCGGTCGATGAGGCTCAAGCTGCCCTCAACGCCGAAGCCGACGAATATCTTCGGCCGTACTGGCAATTCCGCCTTTCCATCGCGGAGGCGGATTTGCGTGAGCAGGAGCAGGACGCGAAAGAGGAGCGCGGCGAATGAGCAAGTCACTTGAGCAGCGTCTTCGAGACGCGAAGGCGGTGCTTGACAAGGTCGATGGAGCGACAACCCGCCATGTCGGCAAGTTGGCTCCCGATGTCGAAAAGCAGTTCAAGACAATTGCAGCGTTCGCCTCCGACGTCGATCATTGGATTGGCATGCTCGCCGCACGATCGGCTGCGCATGCACTGCTGACGGGCCTCGAAGGACACGCCGATGCCAACGATGACGTCCCTCTCGGCGCAGCGCGGGCGAAGTACCAGCATGTTCGCTTGATCGGTGTGCAGGCTTACCTTGCAACAAAATGGGCGTTGGCCGACCGTCTCGTCGGCATGGCTGGGCATGTTCTCTGCGTCCGTAATTCATTGCAGGATCCCAAGAATCTCCCTCAGCTCGTATCGCACTTCATTGGGAGTAAGGGACCGGATTCCAAGACTGCCGCCGTCGCGTTCTATTCGCTCCGGCAATCATTCGGTTGGCCTATCGCAGTCTCCTACGCTCTTCGGAACCACTTCGTTCACGACGGGGGTCAGCTCAATGGGGTGGACTTCTTCGACGGGCCCACAGCCGGAGCGGGCTTCAAGATTTCAACGGATGGATGGGCGCGAATCGAGGAGAGGGCGAAGTCCTACGGCGTCGAGCCCACTCATCACCGGGTAGGGGCTGCATGGAAACCATCGGCTGGCGACGACCTGAGGGCGGTCTTGGATGTATGCGAGCGAGAGACGGATGACGCGCTTGGGGTACTTGTTGGTTCGGCCTGCCATTCGATCATGGCGCACGTCGGCTTCGTGCTCGGAGAGGATTGACCTTCATTGAGCATACATAGGAAGGATGGAAGGCCTATTGAGGGTGGCGGGCTGAAGAGGAGGGGCCGAGGAGGGCCTCTGACAGGGGCAGCCCAAGCAGTGCGCCAGGCCGGTGCATAGGCCGGACAGCCCTTGGGGTACACGCCTGCCCAGGCCGCGCTCCCATAGGGTGCATGGCACGCGCCTAGCTCTCTTGGCTAAGGCGGCTTGAGCCTCAACACCGCGCGGTCTGAGGGGGCTCGCGCGCCGGGGCTAGGCTCGCACCTGCCGTGGGCAATCCCAGTTGCTGCAGCGTGGCCAAGTTCTCCCGCACCGCCTCGTACAATACCGTCCCCTCCGACTGCCGCCGCCGGTACTCCCTCCCGCGCTCCTCCACCTGCCCCTCCCCAGCCACACCTCGCCAGGGCACGCGCTACAGTTGGGCTCACACGAACTTTCCTGGAGGACCGTGCTCCCCTGGTCCCGTCTCCAAAATGTCTCCAAAACTGGAGGGAACTCCGGGTGGCAGGTGGGACTGCCGGAGACTCCCCGTGGACTCGAAGTGCCCGGATTCATTCACGATTGGGCGAAAGGCGTGCGCCGTCGCGGGTTTAGGACACCCCTCCTCCACGGGTTCGAATCCCGTTGGGGACACTGCAAGCCGGGGCCGGAGGCCGCTGAGAAATCAGTGGTTTTCGGCCCCGGTGCTTTCCGGCTCCCGCTTGTCTCCAGACACACCCCTGCCCTGCGCAGGCGACCGGTCGGCTTGGGCTCTTGCCCACACGATTCGTCAGGGGCGGAGCGTGCGCTTCAGTGTTAGGCCATGCGGCCATGTCCGGCGACTCACCCGTCCCCAACCCCGGCGGCTTGCCCACCCTGCACTTCCCCCCCGAGCTCCCCATCTCGAGCCGGGTGGAGGACATCACTGCGGCCATCACCGCCCATCAGGTGGTCATTGTCGCGGGGGCCACCGGCTCGGGGAAGACGACGCAGCTGCCGAAAGTCCTGCTCGCCATGGGGCGCGGCCGCCCGCGCCAGATTGGCGTCACCCAGCCCCGGCGTATCGCCGCGACGAGCGTGGCGGCGCGCGTGGCACGCGAACTCGGCACGGAGCTGGGCACGGACGTCGGCTACCAGATTCGCTTCGAGGACCGCTCGTCCCGGCAGACGGCCGTGAAGTTCATGACCGACGGGGTCCTGCTCGCGCAGATTCACAGTGACCCGCTCCTGAGCCGCTATGACACGGTCGTGCTCGACGAGGCCCACGAGCGCAGCCTCACCATCGACTTCCTGCTCGGGTGGCTCAAGCGCATCCTCCCCAGGCGCCCCGACCTCAAGGTGGTGGTGAGCTCGGCCACCATCGAGACCGAGCGCTTCTCGCAGTTCTTCGGGGGGGCTCCGGTCATCCAGGTGGAGGGCCGTACCTTTCCGGTGGACGTCCTCTACGAGCCGCCCCCCGAGGACGCCGAGCTCGCCGACTCCGTCGCCGATGCGGTGGCGAACGTGCTCTCGCTCGACCCGGACGGGGACGTCCTCGCGTTCCTCCCCGGGGAGCGGGAGATCCGCGAGGCCGAGAATGCCCTGAACGCGCGCGAGCTCCGCGGCACGGTGGTGCAGCCCCTGTATGCGCGCCTGTCGGCCGCCGAGCAGTCGCGCGTCTTCGCCACCATCCCCGAGCGCCGGGTCATCCTCGCCACCAACGTCGCGGAGACGTCGGTCACCATCCCGGGGATCGTGTACGTCGTGGACACGGGGGTGGCGCGCCTGTCGCGCTACGACCCACGCTCGGGCACCACGCGCCTGCACATCGAGCCAATCTCCCAGGCCAGCGCCGACCAGCGCAAAGGGCGCTGCGGACGCGTGCGCGAGGGGATCTGCGTGCGCCTCTACGACGAGGCGAGCTTCACCACGCGGCCCGCCTTTACCGACCCGGAAATCAAGCGCACCGGGCTCGCGGGGGTCATCCTGCGGATGAAGTCCCTCGGCCTCGGTGACGTCGAGGACTTCCCCTTCCTCGACCCGCCCCAGCCGAGGGCCATCGCCGAAGGCTGGCGGGTGCTCGAGGAGCTCGGGGCCATCGAGGGCAAGGATCGCACCTTGACGCCGCTCGGGCACCAGCTCGCGCGCTTCCCGGTGGACCCGCGCATCGCGCGGATGATTCTCGCCGGCGCCGAGTACGGGTGCCTGGACGAGGTGCTCATCGTCGCCGCGGCGCTCAACCTGCAGGACCCGCGCGAGCGGCCACGGGAGCTCGCGCAGAAGGCGGACGAGTTGCACCGGCGCTTCCGTGACGAGCACTCGGACTTCACGGGGCTCCTCAAGCTGTGGGCGTTCGTGCGCGAGGCCGAGGGCCGGGGGACGTCCCATCTGCGGCGCGTGTGCCGGGACAACTTCCTGTCCTTCCTGCGGGTGCGCGAGTGGCGAGACGTCCAGCGCCAGCTCGAGGAGACCGTCCGCGAGCTGCGCCTGCCACGCAAGGGCCAAGGCGCCCCGGCGCGCGGGGACGTCCTGCACCAGGCGCTCCTCACCGGGCTGCTGTCCCGCATCGGCCAGTGGAATCCGGAGCAGCGCCACTATACGGGCGCGAAGCAGACGCGCTTCATGGTTCACCCCTCGTCGGCGCTCGCGAAAAAGCCCCCTGCCTGGGTGATGGCGTTCGAGCTCGTGGAGACGTCCCAGCTGTTCGCGCGCACCGTGGCGAAGCTCGACCCGGAGTGGCTCGCGGCGGCGGCCCCCCACCTGCTCAAGCGCAGCTACTCCGAACCGCACTGGTCGGAGAAGTCCGCGCGCGCCGTGGTGAAGGAGAACGCGACCCTCTTCGGGCTTCAGGTCTTCAAGGAGCGCCCCGTGGCCCTGGCTAGCATGGACCCCGCCCGGGCACGGCTGATGTTCCTCGAGCATGCCCTGGTGCGCGGCGAGTACCGCACCCGGGGGGCGTTCCAGGAGAAGAACCGCCAGGTGCTCGAGCGCGTGGCGCGCCTGCGGGACAAGGCCCGGCGCAGCGAGCTGCTCGACAACGAGGCGCTGCTGACGTTCTTCGACCAGCGCCTCCCGGCGGACGTGACGGACGGAGCGAGCTTCGAGACCTGGCGCCGCAAGGCCGAGGCGACCGACCGCGACGTGCTCGTCCTCTCGATGGAGGATGCCCTCTCGCACGACCCGGGCCTGTCCCCGGCGCACTACCCGGACGCCATCACCCTGCACGACGCGTCCGTGCCGGTGACGTACACCTTCGACCCCGCGGCCGAGGACGACGGCATCACCCTGAGCGTGCCGCTGCTGCTGCTCGCCCAGCTGGTCCCGGGTGAACTCGACTGGACCATCCCCGGGTGGCAGCGGGAGAAACTCACCGCCCTGATCGAGCAGCTCCCCCGCGCCCAACGCAAGCAGCTGGGGCCGGTGCCGGACCTGGTCGCCCGTCTCGAGAAGGAACTTGTGCCCTTCCGTGGGCCGATGATTCCAGCGCTCGCGCGTGCGGTGTCCCGGTTGTGCGGCGTGGACGTGCCCGAGGAGTCCCTCCGGGCGGATGCCGTGGCGCCGTACCTGCGCACCACGATCCGGGTGCTCGACGAACGGGGAAAGGAGCTCGCGCGGAGCCGCGACGCCGACGCGCTGCTCGATGAGTACGGGGGACGAGCACGGGCGGCGCTGCGCAGCGCGGCACCGGCTTCGGACTGGGAGCGCAAGGGGCTGACGGCCTGGACCTTCGGCGAGCTGCCCCCCGTGGTCACCCGGCGGGTCGGCGGGCTCGCGCTCCGCAGCTACCCCGCGCTCGTAGACCGGGGCGCTACCGTGGACCTGGTGCTGCTCGAGACATCCTCCGCGGCCGACGCGGCCACGCGCACGGGAGTCCGCCGGCTCTTGATGCTCGCCGCGCGCGGACACGTGGCCGTCAGCGCCGCGCGCATGCCACTGCCCTTCCCGTCCCTGGACAGTGCGCCGCCCGCGCGGGGCCAAGCCGACGCCTTCCGGGCGCTCGTCCTCGCACGCAGCGTCGATGATGCGTTCAAGCTCGCACCGGGTGCGCCGCTGCCCCGCACGCAGGCGGCCTTCGAGGCGCTGGTCCGTGAGGGCTCACCGCGCATCGAGCGTGCGGCCCGGGACTGGGCGGGCGCCGTCGTTGCCACCTCCTCGGAGCTCGCTGCGACGCTCGCTGCACTCAAGGCAGCCTCAAAGGGGCCAAGCGGCGCGGCGGCCGTGCGGGACATCCGCTCGCAGCTCGGGCACCTGTTCCCCGCGAACCTCATCGAGTGGATTCCCTTCGTGCGCCTGCTGAACTACCCGCGCTACCTCCGCGCGGCCCAGGCACGGCTGTCGCGTGCGGTGGCGAACCCTGGCAAGGACGCAGGGAAGGCCGCGCCCTTCACCCCCCTGTGGGAGACCTTCCTCGCCAGGCGCGCCACCGTGCGTAACCAGGAGGCGGCGCAGGATCTGCGGTGGGCCTTCGAAGAGCTCCGCGTGGCCATCTTCGCTCCGGAGGTGACGACGCCCGTGTCTGTGACGGTGGCGAATGTCGGCGCGGCCCTCGCGGCGCTGCGCTAGAAAAAACTGGGGCCGGAAGCCGCTGAACACTCAGCGGTTTCCGGCCCCGGTGCATTTCAGGCTTCAGCGCGTCGAACTACTCCGAGTAGTCATACCGGGCGACGAGCTTCCAGTTGCGGTTGTAGGTGTGCCGCATGGAGAACCAGCCGCTGTGGCAGCTGCCGCTGTTGCTGGCGATGTAGCCGTAGACGAAGCCGTTGTGGACGCGGGCTTCGAGGCGAGGCGTGCCGGGGTTCTCGCAGGTCTGGGTGATGCGGACGGCCTGGTAGGCGGCCTCGGCGAGCACTTCCTCCTGGCCCTCGAAGTCGTAGAGCGAGTGGACGATGTTGCCGGTAAAGGTGGCGAGCTGGCTGGCCTGCTGGGCGTCGCTCTGCGTGAGGAAGGACTGCAGGTGGGCCAGCGTGGTGGCCTCGGAGGTGATCGAGCCGACGAGGCGGTGAACCGCGCCGTCATTGTCGGAGAGCGCGGCACGGATGGCGGTGATGCCGGCCGAGCCCTGGTACACGGAGGTGTCGCCCCAGGTGAAGCTCAAGGCGCTGCCAGCGGTGTAGGCGCTGAGCGCGCAAGAGCCGCCGGCGCCGGCGGGCACGACGAGGATGATCTTACGGAGGCGGTGCTCGGGGTTCAGGAGGGCAATGCACTCGTTGCCGGCGACGCCGTCGTAGTTAGCGGCCGGGCGCACGGCCTCTACGATGTTGTGAACGCGGAACGCGGGATCCGTGGCCTGCTGCTCGATGGCCTGGAGGGTGTCCGTGTCCGTGTCCGTCTCTGGGCCGAGACAGCCGGCAGCGAGGGAGGACGCGAGGAGGAGGGAAGAGAGGCGGAGAGAGGTGTGCATGGCCGCGGAAGGTAACACGCGTAATTCGATTGATCCCGCACATTCATTCATAACGGGAGAACCCCTTCGGCGCCGCGGAGAGCGTTACACAAGCGTCACACAGAGGGGGGTTCGTCCACGGTGGGCACTGGAATTTCCGTGCCGCGCAGGCGACCTCTGAACACCGCGGCGCGCATCAGGAACACGGTGGTGACCGGTCCGGTGAGTCCCATGAACACCGCGATGAGCAGCGCATGGACGTAGAGCTGCCCGTTCTCGAAGGAGACCTGCACCACTGTCGCGAGGGTGAGGCACCAGGTTCCCAGGGTCGCGCCCAAGGTAGGCGCGTGGACGCGCTGGAAGAAGCTCCGCAGGCGCAGAACCCCGAACGATCCGATCAGCGCCGCCAGCCCGCCGAGCGCCGCGAGCAGCCCCGTCACCGCATCCACCCACAGAGACGCCGACGCGCTCATTCGATGACCTCTCCGCGCAGGAGGAACTTGGACATCGCCGTGGAGCCCACGAACCCGAACAGGGCGATCAGGAGGGCCGCCTCGAAGTAGGAGCTGCTGCGGTAGATGAGCCCCAGCGAAAGGATGACCAGCATCGTGTTGACGTACAGGCAGTCGAACGCCAACACGCGGTCCTCCGCCCTGGGCCCGAGAATCATTCGTGCGAGGGCCAGCATCATCGCGAGGGTGAGGCAGCCAAGGGCGAAGGCCAACGGCCAGGAGAGCAGCGGGCTCATTCGAAGATCTCCTTGAGCGGACTTTCATAACGACGCTTGATGAGCGCCACCAGGTCCGCCTCGTTCTGAATGGCGAGGACGTGCAACAACAGGACGCGATTATCCGCCGAGAGCTGGGCCCAGGCAGTGCCTGGCGTGAACGTGACGATCATCGCCAGCGCGGCCAACCCGTTCGGATCCCGCAGCTCGAGCGGAACGTGGACGAAGCCAGAGCGGATGTCGCGCGAGCGTCGCGTGAGGATCGCCCAGGCCACCTCGACGTTCGACCACAACATCTCGAGCAAGACCCGGCCGAACAGGTGTGCCATGACGAGCGGCCTGCGCAACCGCACCGGCGCCGGCCTGAGTTTCGCGGTCACCGCGGGCCAGAAGATCGCCAGGATGGCGCCGAGCACCAGTGTCCCCGCGCTCAACGACTGCATGAGCAGGATCCAGAGCAGGAACAGCGCCACCGAGAGCACGGGGGACGGCAGGAGCCACTTCATCGCGCGGCCTCCTGCGCCGGGGGCGGCGGCCGCACCGGGGCACCAAGGACCGCGTCGATGTACCCGCGGCGATCATAGAGGGACTGCGCCGTCACACGCGCGAGATCCATCGTGGGGGCAGCCGCGATCGTCAGCGCTCCGCACGCGGCGAGGAGTGCCACCACCGGGAATCCCTCCGCCGCCCGGACCCGGGGCGGCGCGCGCTGCATCTCCGACCAGAAGGTGCGGATCCCCGTTCGCGTGAGCGCGATGAGGACGAGCAGCCCGGAACCCAGTAGCCCGCCGGTGAACAGCCAGGCACGGGTGGGAACGCTCCCGGCCTCTTCACGCACCGCGAGCGCCGCCGACAACATGCCGAGCTTTCCGATGAAGGTGGACAGGGGGGGCAGGCCGGAGAGGAGCAGCGCGCAAGCGACGAATGCCAGCGCCATCAAGGCGGTGGACACGGGGAACGGCAGCGCGACGAGCGGCTCCTCCTCGTCATCGAGGTTGACGTCCTGCGCTTCGAGCGTCGCGCTCAGGAAGGGCGCTTCGTCCACGACGGTGGCGCCCGCGCGCCAGCGCTCCACGATATCGACGAGCAGGAAGAACACGCAGGAGGCGAGCGTGGAGCTCACCAGGTAGAACACCGCGCCGCCGAGGACAGCCTGCTCGCCAAAGCCAAGCGCCGCCAGGAGCGTCCCAGCGGAGACCACCACCCCCCAGGCCGCCTGAGCAGCGAGCCGATGCGAGGCGATCATCCCGAGGGCCGCGAGCACCGAGGTGACCAGCCCGAACACGAACAACCCGTCCGCGCCAAATCCCGCCAGCGGTCCCCCGGCGAACATCAGCGTCCAGAGCCGCACCAGCGCGTAGATGCCGACCTTCGTCAGCACGGCGAACAGCGCCGCCACGGGTGGAGTCGCCGACGCGTAGGCGGGGACGAGCCAGAAGTTGAGCGGCCAGGCCGCCGCCTTGGCCAGGAAGGCCACCGCGAGGATGGCCGCTCCCGCGTCGATGAGGTGCCGATTGGCCACCGCCCCCTCGGACAGGCGCGCGGAGAGCTCCGCCATGTTGAGCGTCCCCGTGATGCCGTAGATCATCGATACGCCGATGAGGAAGAGGGACGAGGCGGCGAGGTTGATGGCCACGTAATGCACACCCGCTCGGACTCGCGGTCTTCCGGCCCCATGCAGCAACAGGCCGTAGGAGGCGGCGAGCAGGATCTCGAAGAAGACGAAGAGGTTGAAGACGTCTGCCGTGAGGAACGCGCCAGACAGCCCCATGAGCTGCAGCTGCGAGAGCGGGTGGAAGTGAACGCCCGCGCGGTGCCAGCGCACGGCGGCGAAGGACAAGGCACAGGCGCCGAGGACCCAGGTCAACACCAGCATCACGGCCGAGAAGCGATCCACCGCGAGCGCGATCCCGAAACGCGCCGGCCAGTTGCCGGGCAGGTAGGCCACGACGCCGTATTCCTGTACCCACACCAGCAGCGCCGCCGCGACGGCGAGCCCCAGGACCGCGGAGATCATCCCCAGCACCAGCTTGGCGGGGCGCTTCCCCTCCCCCAGGAGGAGCATTGTCGCCGCCGTCAGCATCGGTAGGAGGATGGGCGCCACAATCAGGTGTGGCATCAGAGCTTGAACGAGCGCCTTCATGCCTCGGTGCCGTCCACGTGATCAGTCCCCGCCATCCCACGCGAGGCCAGGATGACGACCAAGAGGAGCGCCGTCATCGCGAAGCCGATGACGATGGCGGTCAACACGAGCGCCTGGGGCACCGGGTCCGTGTAGTGCGAGAGATCCTGCGGGACCCCCTCCACGAGGATGGGTTCCTTGTCGATGGCGAGGCCCCCGATGCTGAAGATGAAGAGGTTGACCGCGTAAGAGAGGAGCGACAGGCCGACGACGAGCTGGAACGTGCGAGGCCGGAGCAGGAGCCACACGCCAGAGCCGGTCAGCACTCCGATGGCGATCGCGAGTACCACTTCCATCACTCACCTCCCGAGGCTCGGTGCGCGCGGATCGACTGGTGAGCGATCGCCACGAGAATGAGCAACGTGGAGCCCAGCACCAGACAGAACACGCCTAGATCGAAAAACGTCGCGCTCCCGATGTGGATCTCGCCCAGGACCGGAGCGTTCACATGGAAGGTATGCGAGGTGAGCAGCGGATAGCCGACCACGAATGACCCCGCGGCCGTACCAAGGACCAGCAGGAGCCCGATCCCGATCAGCGCGCGCGGCGCGAGGCGCAGGTGCTCCTCGACCCACTCGGTTCCGGAGACGAGGTACTGGAGCAGGAAGCCCACCGACATCACCAACCCCGCCACGAAGCCGCCTCCGGGCGCGTTGTGCCCTCTCAGGAAGAAGAACGTCGCCACCACTCCCGTGACGGGCAGGAGCAGGCGAACCAGCACCGCCGGGACCATCAGGTACCCCACCGCGGTGTCCCGCGCCAGACGAGGGTTCACCAGATCCGTCTGCAAGTCCTTCGGGAGCGCCTGCTGCTGCGGGGGAAGTTCCATGACCTCGGACGCCGGCCGGAAGCGCCGCAGGAGCGCGTAGACCGTGAGCGCGACGAGCGACAGCACCACGCCCTCCCCGAAGGTGTCGAACCCTCGGAAGTCCACCAGCATCACGTTCACCACGTTCCGCCCTCCCCCTCCGCTCAGGGCGTTCTCGAGGAAGAACGAGGTGCGTTCGGGGAAGTCTCGCGTCATCACCGCGTACGCCAGGACCGCCATTCCACCGCCGGCACTCAGCGCGATGACGAAGTCGCGAGCCCGGCGGCCCCTGGCAACCCTCAAGGTGTGCGCATCGAACACGCCGCGGGTCGGCTCTCGCGGCGGAAGCCACCGGAGCCCGAGCAGGATGAGCAGCGTCGTCACCACCTCAACGGTGAGTTGGGTGAGCGCGAGGTCCGGCGCCGAGAACCAGATGAACGTGACGCAGCACACCGCGCCCGCGGTCCCCGACAGCATGAGCGCGGCGAGCCGATGGAACTTCGCCTGCCATGCGGCCCCTACCGCCGCCACCCCTCCAATCGCCCACAGCGCGATGAACGTCGGCGAGACAGGCACCAGGGGGCGCTCCCCCTCCCCAATGCCACCCCACAGCGCCAGGACGCCCACGCTCAGCGTGACCACCACCATCGCCAACACCTGCCGCTGGAGTCCCGCGGTCAGCAGCCAGCGCCGGGTCCATCTGCTCATGAGCGTGAGCCGCGTCAGCAGGGAGGTGAAGAGCCTCGCCCCATCCAGCCGAGCCAGAACGGGGCCACCGAGGCGCTCCCGTCTTGCCTCCCACCGCCGGACCGCTCGGTACAACACGCCGCCACCGACGAGCGCCAGCGCGCTCATCAGCAGCGGAGGCGTGAACCCATGCCATATCTTGAGGCTGTACTCCGGGAGGGGTCCACCTACGACCTGCAAGGCCGCGGCACCGAGGAGCGGCCCGATCGACACCGCGGGCGCGATGCCCACGACCAGGCACACGAGGACCAGCACCTCGACAGGAACGCGCATCCACTTGGGCGGCTCCTCCGGGACGCGCGGAGTGTCCCGCGCGCTGGCGGGTCCGAAGAACACCTTCGCCGCGAACCGGAGCGAGTAGGCGACGCTGCCCATGCCCGCCAGGGTCGCCGCGATCGGCAGGCCCCATTCGATGGCGGGACTGGCGTTGAGGAAGACCGTCTCCGCGAAGAACATCTCCTTCGACAGGAAGCCATTGAGCAGCGGGACTCCCGCCATCGCCGCCGTGGCGACGACCGCCAGCGTCCCGGTGATGGGCATCAGGCGAAAGAGCCCCGACAACCGCCGGATGTCCCGCGTCCCCGTCTCATGATCGATGATCCCCACAGCCATGAATAGCGAGGCCTTGAAGGCCGCGTGGTTCATGAGGTGAAACACCGCCGCCACCGCCGCGAGCGGGCTGTTGAGCCCGAGCAGCAGCACCACCAAGCCGAGATGCGAGATGGTGGAGTACGCGAGCAGCCCCTTCAGGTCGT
This window contains:
- a CDS encoding K+/H+ antiporter subunit F, with protein sequence MSPLLSWPLAFALGCLTLAMMLALARMILGPRAEDRVLAFDCLYVNTMLVILSLGLIYRSSSYFEAALLIALFGFVGSTAMSKFLLRGEVIE
- the mnhG gene encoding monovalent cation/H(+) antiporter subunit G, with the protein product MSASASLWVDAVTGLLAALGGLAALIGSFGVLRLRSFFQRVHAPTLGATLGTWCLTLATVVQVSFENGQLYVHALLIAVFMGLTGPVTTVFLMRAAVFRGRLRGTEIPVPTVDEPPSV
- the hrpA gene encoding ATP-dependent RNA helicase HrpA, with amino-acid sequence MSGDSPVPNPGGLPTLHFPPELPISSRVEDITAAITAHQVVIVAGATGSGKTTQLPKVLLAMGRGRPRQIGVTQPRRIAATSVAARVARELGTELGTDVGYQIRFEDRSSRQTAVKFMTDGVLLAQIHSDPLLSRYDTVVLDEAHERSLTIDFLLGWLKRILPRRPDLKVVVSSATIETERFSQFFGGAPVIQVEGRTFPVDVLYEPPPEDAELADSVADAVANVLSLDPDGDVLAFLPGEREIREAENALNARELRGTVVQPLYARLSAAEQSRVFATIPERRVILATNVAETSVTIPGIVYVVDTGVARLSRYDPRSGTTRLHIEPISQASADQRKGRCGRVREGICVRLYDEASFTTRPAFTDPEIKRTGLAGVILRMKSLGLGDVEDFPFLDPPQPRAIAEGWRVLEELGAIEGKDRTLTPLGHQLARFPVDPRIARMILAGAEYGCLDEVLIVAAALNLQDPRERPRELAQKADELHRRFRDEHSDFTGLLKLWAFVREAEGRGTSHLRRVCRDNFLSFLRVREWRDVQRQLEETVRELRLPRKGQGAPARGDVLHQALLTGLLSRIGQWNPEQRHYTGAKQTRFMVHPSSALAKKPPAWVMAFELVETSQLFARTVAKLDPEWLAAAAPHLLKRSYSEPHWSEKSARAVVKENATLFGLQVFKERPVALASMDPARARLMFLEHALVRGEYRTRGAFQEKNRQVLERVARLRDKARRSELLDNEALLTFFDQRLPADVTDGASFETWRRKAEATDRDVLVLSMEDALSHDPGLSPAHYPDAITLHDASVPVTYTFDPAAEDDGITLSVPLLLLAQLVPGELDWTIPGWQREKLTALIEQLPRAQRKQLGPVPDLVARLEKELVPFRGPMIPALARAVSRLCGVDVPEESLRADAVAPYLRTTIRVLDERGKELARSRDADALLDEYGGRARAALRSAAPASDWERKGLTAWTFGELPPVVTRRVGGLALRSYPALVDRGATVDLVLLETSSAADAATRTGVRRLLMLAARGHVAVSAARMPLPFPSLDSAPPARGQADAFRALVLARSVDDAFKLAPGAPLPRTQAAFEALVREGSPRIERAARDWAGAVVATSSELAATLAALKAASKGPSGAAAVRDIRSQLGHLFPANLIEWIPFVRLLNYPRYLRAAQARLSRAVANPGKDAGKAAPFTPLWETFLARRATVRNQEAAQDLRWAFEELRVAIFAPEVTTPVSVTVANVGAALAALR
- a CDS encoding Na+/H+ antiporter subunit E, with translation MKWLLPSPVLSVALFLLWILLMQSLSAGTLVLGAILAIFWPAVTAKLRPAPVRLRRPLVMAHLFGRVLLEMLWSNVEVAWAILTRRSRDIRSGFVHVPLELRDPNGLAALAMIVTFTPGTAWAQLSADNRVLLLHVLAIQNEADLVALIKRRYESPLKEIFE